In Maylandia zebra isolate NMK-2024a unplaced genomic scaffold, Mzebra_GT3a scaffold11, whole genome shotgun sequence, a single window of DNA contains:
- the LOC143416066 gene encoding protein NLRC3-like, producing MKEEPKEQPAKAAPSAEEELARVRSAFVWRVTTEILTQLLEALVCDTVLNELEKESILEKNLARADKARSLIDTVRKKGDEACKITIKHLQIKDPSLFSQLRLNSDPSAQQDALQKCQPKLKSKLKKFQRVFEGIAKAGNPTLLNQIYTELYITEGGTAEVNDEHEVRQIETASRKPHRPETTIRQEDIFKDTPGRDEPIRSVLTKGVAGIGKTVLTQKYSLDWAEDKANQDIQFIFPFTFKELNVLKEEKFSLVGLVHRFFTETKEAGICSFEDFQVVFIFDGLDECRLPLDFHKTVTDVTMPTTVDVLLTSLIRGNLLPSAHVWITTRPAAADQIPPEYVHRVTEVRGFTDPQKEEYFRNRFREKEQASRIISHIKKARSLHIMCHIPVFCWITATVLERVLETREGGQLPKTLTEMYIHFLVVQAKVKKVKYDGGPATDPHWSPESKKMIESLGKLAFDQLQKGNLIFYESDLTECGIDIRAASVYSGVFTQIFKEESGLYQDKVFCFIHLSVQEFLAALHVHLTFINSGLNLLEEQQTTSKKSETRESAEKHFYQSAVDKALQSPNGHLDLFLRFLLGLSLQTNQTLLRGLLTQTGSSSQTNQETVQYIKKKLSENLSAEKSINLFHCLNELNDRSLVEEIQQSLRSGSLSTDELSPAQWSALVFILLSSEEDLDVFDLKKYSASEEALRRLLPVVKASNKAL from the exons atgaaggaagaaCCTAAAGAACAGCCAGCCAAAGCAGCTCCATCAGCAG AGGAGGAGCTTGCCAGGGTGCGGTCAGCCTTTGTCTGGAGGGTAACAACAGAAATCCTCACACAGCTGCTTGAGGCCCTCGTATGTGACACTGTCTTAAATGAGTTGGAGAAAGAATCGATACTGGAGAAGAACCTAGCCAGAGCAGATAAGGCACGCAGCTTGATCGACACAGTGAGGAAAAAAGGAGACGAAGCATGCAAGATAACAATCAAACATCTTCAGATCAAAGatccttctcttttctctcagCTGCGTTTGAACTCTGATCCATCTGCTCAACAAG ATGCTCTTCAGAAGTGTCAGCCTAAACTTAAGTCTAAGCTGAAGAAGTTCCAgcgtgtgtttgagggcatcgctaaagcaggaaacccaaccctcctgaatcagatctacacagagctctacatcacagagggagggactgcagaggtcaatgatgaacatgaggtcagacagattgaaacagcatccaggaaaccacacagaccagaaacaaccatcagacaagaagacatctttaaagacacacctggaagagatgaaccaatcagatcagtgctgacaaagggagtggctggcattgggaaaacagtcttaacacagaaatacagcctggactgggctgaagacaaagccaaccaggacatccagttcatatttccattcactttcaaagagctgaatgtgctgaaagaggaaaagttcagcttggtgggacttgttcatcgcttctttactgaaaccaaagaagcaggaatctgcagctttgaagacttccaggttgtgttcatctttgatggtctggatgagtgtcgacttcctctggacttccacaaaactgtgACTGATGTTACGATGCCCACCACAGTTGATGTACTTCTCACAAGCCTGATCAGGGGGAATCTTCTTCCCTCTGCTCAcgtctggataaccacacgacctgcagcagcagacCAGATCCCCCCTGAGTATGTTCACAGggtgacagaggtcagggggttcactgacccacagaaggaggagtacttcaggaaccGATTCAGAGAgaaggagcaggccagcaggatcatctcccacatcaagaaagctcgaagcctccacatcatgtgccacatcccagtcttctgctggatcactgctacagttctggagcgtgtcctggaaaccagagagggaggacaactgcccaagaccctgactgaaatgtacatccacttcctggtggttcaggccaaagtgaagaaggtcaagtatgatggaggacctgcaacagatccacactggagtccagagagcaagaagatgattgagtctctgggaaaactggcttttgatcagctgcagaaaggaaacctgatcttctatgaatcagacctgacagagtgtggcatcgatatcagagcagcctcagtgtactcaggagtgttcacacagatctttaaagaggaaagtggactgtaccaggacaaggtgttctgcttcatccatctgagtgttcaggagtttctggctgctcttcatgtccatctgaccttcatcaactctggactcaatctgctggaagaacaACAGACAACCTCCAAGAAGTCTGAAACAAGAGAATCTGCAGAGAAacacttctaccagagtgctgtggacaaggccttacagagtccaaatggacacctggacttgttcctccgcttcctcctgggtctttccctgcagaccaatcagactctcctacgaggtctgctgacacagacaggaagtagctcacagaccaatcaggaaacagtccagtacatcaagaagaagctcagtgagaatctgtctgcagagaaaagcatcaatctgttccactgtctaaatgaactgaatgatcgttctctagtggaggagatccaacagtccctgagatcaggaagtctctccacagatgaactgtctcctgctcagtggtcagctctggtcttcatcttactgtcatcagaagaagatctggatgtgtttgacctgaagaaatactctgcttcagaggaggctcttcggaggctgctgccagtggtcaaagcctccaacaaagctctgtga